The following are from one region of the Candidatus Nezhaarchaeales archaeon genome:
- a CDS encoding tetrahydromethanopterin S-methyltransferase subunit A, translated as MDKPKYRFPPGSKWPPLPGDYVVGDPESAVAICTLSSRLEVKAPYAIRGACRTENVGIERVIVNIVSNPNIRFLILCGREVVGHEVGGCFKALKRYGVDRNSRRIINAPGPLPVIGGIPLEAVERFREQVELVDLIGVEDTVKIAKEVYRCIERDPGAYPKPPLRVEATLKPMVKGGLNTVTIAPEYGLSVNLERWEVEYVNQSKPRFILK; from the coding sequence TTGGATAAACCTAAGTACCGTTTCCCGCCGGGCTCTAAATGGCCTCCACTACCCGGGGATTACGTAGTTGGTGACCCGGAGTCAGCCGTAGCTATATGTACCCTAAGCTCCCGTTTAGAGGTTAAAGCGCCTTACGCTATTCGAGGAGCCTGTAGAACCGAGAACGTAGGTATTGAGAGGGTTATAGTAAACATAGTTTCGAACCCTAACATACGCTTTCTCATCCTCTGCGGTAGGGAGGTAGTCGGTCACGAGGTTGGCGGGTGCTTTAAAGCCTTGAAGCGGTATGGCGTAGATCGGAATAGCCGGAGGATCATCAACGCGCCGGGCCCCCTACCCGTAATCGGAGGAATCCCGCTAGAAGCCGTTGAAAGGTTTAGGGAACAAGTGGAGCTAGTAGACCTTATAGGGGTTGAAGATACCGTTAAAATCGCTAAGGAGGTTTATCGCTGCATTGAAAGAGATCCTGGCGCTTACCCGAAGCCGCCTTTAAGAGTTGAAGCAACCCTTAAACCAATGGTTAAGGGAGGGTTAAACACCGTAACTATCGCTCCCGAATACGGATTATCAGTTAACTTAGAAAGGTGGGAGGTCGAATACGTTAATCAAAGCAAGCCCCGGTTTATCCTTAAATAA